The following are encoded together in the Flavihumibacter fluvii genome:
- a CDS encoding dipeptidase, which produces MSMSKYLALPILFCFHLATFQQVSAQKKSTKTTQVSYDKYIDDHTDAHLKEYLEFVAIPSVSSIPAHKADVERAAAWIVNKLKAIGMTTAQVMPTGGLPAVYSSWENAPGKPTVLVYAHYDVQPVNEAEWDNPPFIPVIKDGRIYGRGASDDKSGVLISIWAVEAMLQKDGKLPVNVKFLFEGEEEIGSPNFRSFLTNNKELLKTDFAVTADDAQHSDSVPEISLSSRGAALLEFTVKTANTDAHSGQFGGKTPNSVVVMSQIISSFYDKVGNVAVDGFYDKVLPISAEQKERIKQIPYDPAEDMKLLGTTAEVGDPAFSPLERVWFRPTLEVIGMQGGYTAPEGHSNIIPGHAMARITCRLVNNQDGKEIIDLIVKHINKNCPVGATVSYKFSPGYASAMFAPTDTKAFKYVSETVSAVYGRQPLIMGTGGTGGAMLSFKEVLGVYAYSLGFLQADEKWHASNEFFRVSSVRKGQQVYTYYLQHLAAEEAKLSKQKK; this is translated from the coding sequence ATGAGCATGTCAAAGTACCTGGCCCTGCCGATCCTTTTTTGTTTTCATCTTGCCACTTTCCAACAGGTTTCAGCGCAAAAAAAGTCCACAAAAACTACCCAGGTATCTTACGATAAGTATATCGATGACCATACAGATGCCCACCTGAAAGAGTACCTTGAATTTGTAGCTATTCCCAGTGTATCATCTATTCCCGCGCACAAGGCTGACGTGGAAAGGGCAGCGGCCTGGATCGTGAATAAACTTAAAGCCATTGGTATGACCACTGCGCAGGTGATGCCTACAGGTGGACTTCCTGCCGTTTATAGCAGTTGGGAAAATGCACCGGGAAAGCCTACCGTCCTGGTCTATGCGCATTACGACGTTCAACCTGTAAATGAGGCAGAGTGGGATAATCCGCCTTTCATCCCGGTAATTAAAGATGGCCGCATTTATGGCCGAGGTGCCAGCGATGATAAAAGCGGTGTGCTAATCAGCATCTGGGCAGTTGAAGCGATGCTGCAGAAAGATGGCAAGCTGCCGGTAAATGTAAAATTTTTGTTTGAAGGTGAAGAAGAGATCGGAAGTCCGAATTTCAGAAGCTTCCTGACAAATAATAAAGAATTGCTGAAAACAGATTTTGCAGTAACTGCAGATGATGCCCAACATAGTGACAGTGTTCCCGAGATCAGCCTAAGTTCAAGAGGGGCAGCACTACTGGAGTTTACCGTGAAGACAGCCAATACAGATGCACATTCCGGCCAGTTTGGTGGCAAAACACCCAACTCCGTAGTAGTCATGTCGCAGATCATCAGCTCTTTTTACGATAAAGTTGGTAATGTAGCAGTGGACGGATTTTATGATAAAGTGTTGCCTATATCAGCAGAGCAAAAGGAAAGGATCAAGCAGATCCCATACGATCCGGCCGAGGATATGAAATTATTAGGCACTACTGCAGAAGTGGGCGACCCGGCCTTTTCCCCACTAGAAAGGGTCTGGTTCAGGCCAACCCTTGAGGTGATTGGTATGCAGGGTGGTTATACAGCACCGGAAGGTCATTCGAATATCATTCCGGGTCATGCTATGGCAAGGATCACCTGCCGTTTGGTAAATAACCAGGATGGCAAGGAGATCATTGACCTGATCGTGAAACATATCAATAAGAATTGTCCGGTTGGCGCAACGGTCAGCTATAAATTCAGTCCGGGTTATGCCAGTGCGATGTTTGCACCTACCGATACAAAGGCCTTCAAATACGTATCCGAAACGGTGTCTGCGGTATATGGCAGGCAGCCTTTGATCATGGGTACGGGTGGTACGGGTGGTGCGATGTTGTCTTTCAAAGAAGTTTTAGGGGTCTATGCTTATTCACTGGGCTTTTTACAGGCTGATGAAAAATGGCATGCGTCCAATGAATTTTTCAGGGTTTCCAGTGTCCGGAAAGGGCAGCAGGTGTATACCTATTATTTACAGCACCTGGCCGCAGAGGAAGCTAAGTTGAGTAAACAAAAGAAATAA
- a CDS encoding YybH family protein — protein sequence MKNIVIISLVALFTSCGQRPPDLKAEEEKITFAWTDWSEKTLTGKPDSIAYYFADNTLVIVPKSKPVNGRAEMIKIYAASTTNTELDIKWENEDKPNIIQFSKDGDMAYSLDRNQMPETDSLGNVHMVHNKVLHIWKKDKDGNWKVALLMASPE from the coding sequence ATGAAAAACATAGTAATCATTTCGCTGGTGGCATTATTTACTTCTTGCGGGCAACGGCCCCCTGATTTAAAAGCGGAGGAAGAGAAGATCACCTTTGCCTGGACCGACTGGTCTGAAAAGACCCTGACTGGTAAACCTGATTCAATTGCTTATTATTTCGCTGACAATACCCTGGTGATCGTGCCGAAATCGAAACCAGTCAATGGTAGGGCGGAAATGATAAAAATTTATGCAGCTTCAACCACCAATACAGAATTGGATATCAAATGGGAAAATGAAGACAAGCCCAATATTATTCAATTCTCAAAGGATGGCGATATGGCCTATTCCTTAGACCGGAACCAAATGCCCGAAACTGATTCCTTGGGGAATGTACACATGGTGCACAATAAGGTTTTGCATATCTGGAAGAAGGACAAAGACGGAAACTGGAAGGTGGCACTGTTGATGGCTAGTCCGGAATAG
- a CDS encoding alpha-amylase family glycosyl hydrolase yields the protein MEEPDRFANGDYTNDVAPGMREKKVDRNFDGGRHGGDIRGIIDHLDYIRDMGFTAIWPTPMLENDMDSYYYHGYSITNHYRVDPRYGSLDEYKELSARARQMGLKLIFDEVLNHIGINYWWMNDLPFKDWINFAPPHPYTGSNHRRTVNQDIYASKYDKKLWSEGWFDKTMPDMNGKNPFMSAYLIQNTIWWIETLQLGGVRQDTYGYSDKTFLKNWSCSIMQEYPNFSMVGEEWSYNPLITSYWQQGTKNKDGYSGCLNTIMDFPLQDALVKSLTGHEDADYNPPFTKLYEMLANDFVYTNPNQMLLMGDNHDMDRLFMQLNQDVAQTKMALTFLLTVRGIPQVYYGTEILMDNTGHDKVDGLIRADFPGGWKGDSVNAFKGLGLNPDQLSMQAFLKQLLNWRKNNPMITAGQTLHFAPVNGVYVYFRYNKDQTVMVVMNKGNEAATIQTDRFDEIIKGRRSAVNLFTNETINISQGITIPPKTATVLTLKAN from the coding sequence ATGGAGGAACCAGACCGGTTTGCCAACGGCGATTATACTAATGATGTTGCGCCGGGCATGCGGGAAAAGAAGGTTGACCGGAATTTTGATGGTGGCCGCCATGGCGGGGATATCCGCGGCATCATTGATCACCTGGATTATATCAGGGATATGGGTTTCACAGCCATCTGGCCTACGCCCATGCTGGAGAATGATATGGATAGCTATTACTACCATGGCTATTCTATTACCAATCATTACCGGGTTGATCCGAGGTATGGCAGCCTCGACGAATACAAAGAACTATCGGCCAGGGCCAGGCAAATGGGCTTAAAACTCATATTTGATGAAGTATTAAACCATATAGGCATCAATTACTGGTGGATGAATGACCTTCCCTTTAAAGACTGGATCAACTTTGCGCCACCACATCCATATACCGGTTCAAACCATCGTCGCACTGTTAACCAGGATATTTATGCTTCAAAGTACGATAAGAAATTGTGGAGCGAAGGCTGGTTTGATAAAACCATGCCGGATATGAATGGAAAGAACCCGTTCATGTCGGCCTATTTAATTCAGAATACCATCTGGTGGATCGAAACCCTGCAACTCGGCGGTGTGCGCCAGGATACTTATGGGTATTCTGATAAAACGTTTTTAAAGAACTGGAGTTGCTCCATTATGCAGGAGTATCCAAATTTCAGTATGGTTGGGGAAGAATGGAGTTACAATCCACTGATCACTTCCTATTGGCAACAGGGAACCAAAAACAAGGATGGTTATTCCGGATGCCTCAACACAATTATGGATTTCCCATTGCAGGATGCACTGGTGAAATCTTTGACAGGTCATGAAGACGCTGATTACAACCCGCCATTTACGAAACTGTATGAAATGCTGGCCAATGATTTCGTATATACCAATCCCAACCAAATGCTGTTGATGGGTGACAACCATGATATGGACAGGCTGTTTATGCAATTGAACCAGGACGTGGCGCAAACTAAGATGGCATTGACATTTTTACTTACTGTGAGGGGTATACCACAAGTGTATTATGGCACTGAAATTTTAATGGATAATACAGGGCATGATAAAGTAGATGGATTAATCCGGGCCGATTTTCCGGGAGGATGGAAGGGAGATTCGGTTAATGCATTTAAAGGCCTTGGTTTAAACCCGGACCAGCTTAGTATGCAGGCTTTTTTAAAACAATTACTGAATTGGCGAAAGAATAACCCGATGATCACCGCTGGCCAGACCCTTCATTTTGCACCTGTTAACGGGGTGTATGTGTATTTCCGATACAATAAAGATCAAACTGTTATGGTTGTGATGAATAAGGGTAATGAAGCTGCTACCATTCAAACAGACCGTTTTGATGAAATAATAAAAGGGCGCAGATCTGCGGTAAACCTGTTTACTAATGAAACTATCAATATCAGTCAAGGCATTACCATTCCTCCAAAAACTGCAACAGTATTAACACTAAAAGCAAACTAG
- a CDS encoding carboxymuconolactone decarboxylase family protein, producing MKQFKVPARDEVAPANQAIFDNLTKALGFVPNLYATIGYSDNGLSRYLAYQNAKTTLSNREKEAVNLIVSQVNGCIYCQSAHTVIGKMNGFTDEQVLDIRRGQSGIPKLDALVKLAASITKNQGRADAALVDAFFAQGYTNENLIDLILQVADKVAMNYVHNLTQVPVDFPLALKLELAEINLN from the coding sequence ATGAAACAGTTCAAAGTTCCCGCAAGAGATGAAGTGGCCCCCGCTAACCAGGCTATTTTTGATAACCTGACCAAAGCCCTGGGCTTCGTTCCTAATCTCTACGCCACCATTGGCTATTCTGATAACGGATTATCGCGTTACCTTGCCTACCAGAACGCTAAAACCACGCTAAGCAACCGGGAAAAAGAAGCTGTAAATTTAATTGTCAGCCAGGTGAACGGCTGTATTTATTGCCAGAGCGCACATACGGTTATTGGTAAAATGAATGGCTTTACCGATGAGCAGGTGTTGGATATCCGCCGTGGTCAGTCGGGCATCCCTAAATTGGATGCCTTAGTGAAACTGGCTGCCAGCATTACAAAAAACCAGGGTAGGGCTGATGCTGCATTAGTGGATGCTTTTTTTGCCCAGGGATATACCAATGAAAACCTGATCGACCTGATCCTGCAGGTAGCCGATAAAGTGGCCATGAATTATGTACACAACCTCACCCAGGTTCCGGTAGATTTTCCTTTAGCACTGAAATTGGAATTAGCTGAAATAAACCTGAATTAA